The segment GATAATCTAGGCGTGACCCGCGTCTATATCGGCTCGGGGAACGCCGTCTCCGAACGGATCGAGCAAAGCGCCAAGAAGCGTGATTTCTGGGAGACCGCGATCGCGGTGACCACCAGTGACGATGACCTTTCCAAAGGGCACGCCGAGTATCTGGAATGCAGGCTGATCGCTCTGGCCGCACAGGCTGGTCGTGTGGTTCTGGACAACGGCACCCAACCCGCCTCAGGCCGTCGCCGTCTGCCCGAGGCCGATGTCGCGAATATGGAACAATTCCTTGCCAACCTGCGGATCATCCTGCCGGTGATCGGCGTGGATATGCTGAAGCCCCAACCGAAAGCGGTGACCCAGATGGCGACGCCGCCCGAGGCGCGAACCGAAGCGGAGGTCCATTTCGAGATCCGCCATAAAAGCGGCGTCCGGGCGACCGCCGTCGAGGAAGAGGGCGAATTCGTGGTCCTTGAGGGTTCCGAGGCGCTGACCGGAACTGGATATGTCCAGCAGAGCTATGGCGGGCTCAAGGAGAAGCTGATTGCCGACGGGGTTCTGGTCCCGAGCGGTGAGGGCCGTATGCGGTTTTCGTGCCCCTGGTCGTTCAACAGCCCCTCTGCCGCTGCCGCGGTGGTCCTCGACCGCAACAGCAATG is part of the Ketogulonicigenium vulgare WSH-001 genome and harbors:
- a CDS encoding GIY-YIG nuclease family protein — translated: MSTAESFGRTIQLFLVDGKPTGLRKATIHGWTGLLFVSGASAFGDLTKRIEVDRTGVYILAGPDTDNLGVTRVYIGSGNAVSERIEQSAKKRDFWETAIAVTTSDDDLSKGHAEYLECRLIALAAQAGRVVLDNGTQPASGRRRLPEADVANMEQFLANLRIILPVIGVDMLKPQPKAVTQMATPPEARTEAEVHFEIRHKSGVRATAVEEEGEFVVLEGSEALTGTGYVQQSYGGLKEKLIADGVLVPSGEGRMRFSCPWSFNSPSAAAAVVLDRNSNGRLEWKVRGSSQNYHDWQQAQAAVQGESA